CGGCCGCCGTCGACATCCTGGGCCTCGACCTGCCCGAGGACATCGCCGCGATGGTCCACGACCAGAAGCGCTGCGAAGAGGCCTTCGTCCTGTGGGACATGGTCCACGACCGCACCCACAGCCACGGCGACCTGCCCTTCGACCCGTTCATGATCAAGCAGCGCCAGCCGTTCTGGATGTACGGCCTGGAGGAGCTGCGCTGCGACCTCACCGCCTTCAAGGAGGCCGTCAAGCTCCAGGCGGACGGCGTCCCGCAGGCCCGTGACGTGCAGTACGCGGTGCTCTTCGACCGGATGTTCCGCTTCCCGGTCACCGGCGACCGCAACCGCAACTACGACGGCCTCGGCGGCCAGCTGCTCTTCGCCTACCTGCACAAGCACGACGTCGTCCGCTGGACCGACAACAAGCTCTCCATCGACTGGGAGCGCGCCCCGCAGGTCACCAACCAGCTCTGCGCCGAGATCGAGAAGCTCTACAAGGACGGCATCGACCGCCCGAAGCTGGTCCACTGGTTCGCCGGCTACGAGCTGGTCGCTACCTACCTCGCCCCGCACCCGGGCTCCAAATGGGCCAAGGGTCCCGACGCCCTGGACCTGACCCAGCCGCCGCGCAAGCTCGTGGACGACGTGCTTCCGGACGAGTTTCCGCTGAGCATGTTCTACGAGGCCCTGTCCAAGAAGCTGAAGAACGTGATCGCCTCCACCAAGGGCATCACGGCGGACAGTGCCGAGCGGATCGCCGCGTGAGCGACCGCACCGACGAGCACACTGCTTCGAAGAACACTGCTTCAGAGGGGAACAACGTGGCGAACAACGGGTCTCTCAGCGGCGCGGTGATCGCGGTGGCCGGCGCGGGCGGACCCGCCGGGCACGCGACCCTGGTCCGGCTCGCGGAGGCCGGCGCGGTCGTCGTCGGCGCCGACAACAACCCCGAGCGCCTGGCGGAGGCCGTGGACGCGGCCCGCTACGCCCGCGGCGGGGCCACGGTCACCGGGGAGACAGTCGACCTGCTGGACCTCGCCGACACCCGGGCCTGGGCCGACCGCATCCAGAAGGACCACGGCCGGATCGACGGCCTGGTCCACCTGGTCGGCGGCTGGCGCGGCAGCGCGACCTTCGCCGAGACCGACCTCGCCGACTGGGACCTGCTGGAGAAGCTGCTGATCCGCACCGTCCAGCACACCTCCCTCGCCTTCTTCGACGGCCTGCAGCGCAGCGACCGCGGCCGCTATCTGCTGATCAGCGCCGCCGGCGCGTCGAAGCCCACGGCGGGCAACGCGGCGTACTCCGCGGCCAAGGCCGCCGCCGAGGCGTGGACGCTGGCCATGGCCGACGGCTTCCGCAAGGCGGGGGGCGAGGCCGGTCCGCGCTCGGCTGCTGCCATCCTGGTGGTGAAGGCGCTGGTGCACGACGCGATGCGCGCCGAACGCCCCAACGCGAAGTTCGCGGGCTTCACGGACGTCAAGGACCTCGCCAAGGAGATCGAGGACGTCTGGAGCAGGCCCGCCGCGGAAGTGAACGGAAACCGTCTGTGGCTGACCGAGAAGCCGTGAACCCTCCGAAGACCGACGCGCGTCGCCATCACGACCCGCAGGTCCGCGGTTTCGCCAGTGACAACTACGCCGGGGCCCACCCGGAGGTGCTGGCCGCCCTGGCCCTCGCCAACGGCGGCCACCAGGTGGCCTACGGCGAGGACGACTACACCGAGAACCTCCAGCGGATCATCCGCAGCCACTTCGGGGCCACCGCGGAGGCCTTCCCGGTCTTCAACGGCACCGGCGCGAACGTCGTCGCGCTCCAGGCGGTCACCGACCGCTGGGGCGCGGTGATCTGCGCCGAGAGTGCCCACATCAACGTGGACGAGGGCGGCGCGCCCGAGCGGATGGGCGGCCTGAAACTGCTCACCGTGCCCACGCCCGACGGCAAGCTCACGCCCGAGCTGATCGACCGGCAGGCGTACGGCTGGGAGGACGAGCACCGTGCCATGCCGCAGGTCGTCTCGATCACCCAGAGCACCGAGCTGGGCACCCTCTACACGCCGGACGAGATCCGCGCGATCTGCGAGCACGCCCACGCGCGCGGCATGAAGGTGCACCTGGACGGCTCGCGGATAGCCAACGCCGCGGCCTCCCTGAACGTCCCCATGCGGACGTTCACCGACGCGGTCGGCGTCGACATCCTCTCGCTGGGCGGGACCAAGAACGGCGCCGTCTTCGGCGAGGCCGTCGTGGTGATCAACCAGGACGCGGTGCGGCAGATGAAGCACCTGCGGAAGATGTCGATGCAGCTGGCCTCCAAGATGCGCTTCGTCTCGGTGCAGCTGGAGGCGCTGCTGGCCAAGGACCTGTGGCTGCGCAACGCCCGGCACGCCAACGAGATGGCCCAGCGTCTCGCCGAGGGGGTGCGCGCGGTGCACGGCGTGGAGATCCTCTACCCGGTGCAGGCCAACGGCGTCTTCGCGAGGCTCCCGCACGACGTGGCCGAACGCCTGCAGAAGCGCTTCCGCTTCTACTTCTGGGACGAGGCCGCCGGGGTGGTGCGCTGGATGTGCTCCTTCGACACCACCGAGGAGGACGTCGACACCTTCGTGGCCGCGCTCAAGGAGGAGATGGCGCGCTAGCCCCCCAGTCTGCATAGGTATGCGATCACTCGAAAATTCATTGACTGCCGAGTGATCGCTTTCCTATGCTCTGCGGGCATGGAGCTGATCCAGGACACCGCCGATCTGTCCGCTTATCTGGCCGCGGACGAGGCCATCGACCATCACCATCCCGTGGTCCGGGAGACGGCCGGGAGGTTGGCCGCCGGGGCGGCCGACTCGTATGCCTATGCGCGGGCCGCCTATGAGTTCGTCCGCGACACCATCCCGCACTCCGCCGACGCCGACGACCCGCGCGTCACCTGGCGCGCCTCCGACGTCATCGGACGGCGCACGGGCATCTGCCACGCCAAGGCGCACGCGCTGACAGCCCTGCTGCGTGCGGAGGACATCCCGACGGCCCTGTGCTATCAGCGGCTGACGCATGACGACGGAAGCGGCCACGTGCTGCACGGACTGGTCGCCGTCCGCTTCCACGGCGCCTGGCACCGGCAGGACCCGCGCGGCAACAAGCCCGGCGTGGACGCCCGGTTCTCCCTCGACGGCGAGCGGCTGGCCTGGATCCCCGACCCCGCGGCCGGTGAGCTGGACTACCCGGTCCTGTACGCCGAACCGCACCCGCTCGTCCTCGACGCGCTGAAGGCGGCCCCCGACCGGCGACACCTGTGGAGGACCCTGCCCGACGCCCTCTGAGGCTTCAACAGGGCGTCAGGGCGGTGCCGTTCACGCCCGGCGCCCTGGTCGACTCGTGCAGGGAGCCGGCCGCCACCGTGCGCGTGGGGAACGGCCCGGCGACGACCCGCGTCACCCTTTGCTCCGGAGGCGACATGTCCCGCTGCGCCGCCGAATGCGCGGTGCAGGCTGCGGCCGTAGTGCCCGAGCCGGGGTGCGCCGACGGCTCGGCCTTGGTGAAGTGGCCGTCGCCGGCCGCGAGTCCGCGCACCGGGCCGGAGGGGAGCGCGCCCGTCGCGGGGGTGCGTACTAGCTCCCGGTCCTTCACATACGGCCGCAAGGCTCCAGCCGGCCGGAGCCGGCACGGCCGCAGCCGCCGACGCCGCCTTCGCCTCTACGCGCCGACGGTTCTGCAACTCCCCACGGGCGCGGTGTTCCGCTGACATGCGTTTCACCGCGCGGGCGCGACCAGCCCCCACCGGACCGCAGTCGAACAGACCACCGAAGCCCGCCACAAGCCCCACCCGGCCGAAGCGCCGCAGGCTACCCCGCTTCGGCCGCCCGCAGCTGCTCCGCCGTCGGCGCCGTGCCCCCCAGGTGGGCCGGCAGCCACCAGGCGTCGTCCAGG
This genomic interval from Streptomyces sp. NBC_00557 contains the following:
- a CDS encoding DUF6421 family protein is translated as MTEILVQAGAEGHIPSSTRVIEHPAWPVLKDAVERIRPWQSKDGSIDFDAEGAPDKAEAEGAVRRVVEAVEQLSPLLPHDETYHRALVTDLHRWAEGGFQVPDFLDSLLAFQPAANRVDGLQHLVVFPMYTQNGNPDRNLEAVVLRMVWPDWLAELERTRYDNPLFCGITFEDFTSGYDTNSAVLFPETIAVREAPERFSWGGIFCDREAARFRRVTAAAVDILGLDLPEDIAAMVHDQKRCEEAFVLWDMVHDRTHSHGDLPFDPFMIKQRQPFWMYGLEELRCDLTAFKEAVKLQADGVPQARDVQYAVLFDRMFRFPVTGDRNRNYDGLGGQLLFAYLHKHDVVRWTDNKLSIDWERAPQVTNQLCAEIEKLYKDGIDRPKLVHWFAGYELVATYLAPHPGSKWAKGPDALDLTQPPRKLVDDVLPDEFPLSMFYEALSKKLKNVIASTKGITADSAERIAA
- a CDS encoding transglutaminase-like domain-containing protein; translated protein: MELIQDTADLSAYLAADEAIDHHHPVVRETAGRLAAGAADSYAYARAAYEFVRDTIPHSADADDPRVTWRASDVIGRRTGICHAKAHALTALLRAEDIPTALCYQRLTHDDGSGHVLHGLVAVRFHGAWHRQDPRGNKPGVDARFSLDGERLAWIPDPAAGELDYPVLYAEPHPLVLDALKAAPDRRHLWRTLPDAL
- a CDS encoding threonine aldolase family protein, whose translation is MNPPKTDARRHHDPQVRGFASDNYAGAHPEVLAALALANGGHQVAYGEDDYTENLQRIIRSHFGATAEAFPVFNGTGANVVALQAVTDRWGAVICAESAHINVDEGGAPERMGGLKLLTVPTPDGKLTPELIDRQAYGWEDEHRAMPQVVSITQSTELGTLYTPDEIRAICEHAHARGMKVHLDGSRIANAAASLNVPMRTFTDAVGVDILSLGGTKNGAVFGEAVVVINQDAVRQMKHLRKMSMQLASKMRFVSVQLEALLAKDLWLRNARHANEMAQRLAEGVRAVHGVEILYPVQANGVFARLPHDVAERLQKRFRFYFWDEAAGVVRWMCSFDTTEEDVDTFVAALKEEMAR
- a CDS encoding SDR family NAD(P)-dependent oxidoreductase, giving the protein MANNGSLSGAVIAVAGAGGPAGHATLVRLAEAGAVVVGADNNPERLAEAVDAARYARGGATVTGETVDLLDLADTRAWADRIQKDHGRIDGLVHLVGGWRGSATFAETDLADWDLLEKLLIRTVQHTSLAFFDGLQRSDRGRYLLISAAGASKPTAGNAAYSAAKAAAEAWTLAMADGFRKAGGEAGPRSAAAILVVKALVHDAMRAERPNAKFAGFTDVKDLAKEIEDVWSRPAAEVNGNRLWLTEKP